A window of the Desulforapulum autotrophicum HRM2 genome harbors these coding sequences:
- a CDS encoding ABC transporter permease subunit produces the protein MTEKITPFAIFWHKFKRRYTAMVAGVFIVLLVLAAVFAPVVAPHDPFLTDYSLSMMPPSLSHPAGTDLYGRDILSRIIYGSRISLAVGFTSVFVGALVGVTLGLVSGFFGGFLDGLIMRTSDVLFAFPGILLAIAIVAILGPGLVNVVVAVSVFSMPTFARIVRGSTLALKESLYVRAAKSVGASKRRIMFVHILPGTLSGVIIYFTMRIGTSIITAASLSFLGLGAQPPTPEWGAMLAESRDYIGVADHMTIFPGIAIFLTVLFFNLFGDGLRAALDPKTK, from the coding sequence ATGACTGAAAAAATAACCCCCTTTGCCATTTTCTGGCACAAGTTCAAACGGCGGTACACAGCCATGGTGGCAGGTGTCTTTATCGTGCTCCTGGTGCTGGCGGCTGTATTTGCCCCGGTGGTTGCACCCCATGACCCTTTTCTGACCGATTACAGCCTTTCCATGATGCCGCCAAGTCTGTCCCATCCAGCAGGAACTGACCTCTATGGCCGTGATATTTTAAGCCGGATCATCTACGGATCACGGATATCCCTTGCCGTGGGCTTCACCTCCGTTTTTGTGGGTGCCCTTGTGGGGGTGACTCTGGGGCTGGTGTCCGGATTCTTCGGCGGCTTTCTCGACGGGTTGATCATGCGGACCTCGGACGTTCTGTTTGCCTTTCCCGGCATTTTGCTGGCCATTGCCATTGTGGCAATCCTGGGGCCGGGACTGGTCAATGTTGTTGTAGCCGTGTCCGTGTTTTCAATGCCCACCTTTGCACGCATTGTACGGGGCAGTACCCTGGCATTGAAAGAGAGTCTCTATGTAAGGGCGGCCAAAAGTGTGGGTGCCTCCAAACGACGGATCATGTTTGTCCATATCCTGCCCGGCACCCTGAGCGGCGTGATCATCTATTTTACCATGCGCATCGGGACCTCCATCATCACGGCGGCAAGCCTGAGCTTCCTGGGTCTTGGAGCCCAGCCCCCAACGCCTGAATGGGGGGCCATGCTGGCCGAAAGCCGTGACTATATAGGTGTGGCCGACCACATGACCATTTTTCCGGGCATTGCCATCTTTCTGACGGTTCTGTTTTTCAACCTGTTCGGCGATGGGTTACGGGCTGCCCTGGACCCTAAAACCAAGTAG
- a CDS encoding gamma-glutamyl-gamma-aminobutyrate hydrolase family protein — protein MKPMIGMVANTYLNRFKMPASTVPLAYTSAIEKAGGIPLVLPFTRDVEAISDLVHLCRGFVLPGGSDVDPGLYGQAPSPRLGETDRPLDDFQLSVFRAAMALERPILGICRGSQVINVALGGTLFQDIPTRFPDSTLRHMQKVITFDTDHWVNLEAGSRLHDLLGGRIRVNSRHHQAIDTPGRDLVVTARAPDGVVEAAEHTRLPIDLVQWHPELMMQKNNDMLGLFESLVDRCKP, from the coding sequence ATGAAACCCATGATCGGCATGGTTGCCAATACTTATTTAAACCGGTTTAAAATGCCGGCATCCACCGTTCCCCTGGCTTATACCAGCGCCATAGAAAAGGCTGGAGGCATCCCCCTTGTGCTGCCGTTTACAAGGGATGTTGAGGCCATTTCAGACCTGGTCCATCTCTGCCGTGGCTTTGTGCTGCCCGGCGGCAGTGATGTGGATCCCGGGCTCTACGGCCAGGCCCCGTCACCCCGACTCGGAGAGACGGACCGGCCCCTGGACGATTTTCAACTTTCGGTTTTCAGGGCGGCCATGGCCCTTGAACGACCCATCCTCGGAATCTGCAGGGGGAGCCAGGTCATCAACGTGGCCCTTGGGGGGACGCTCTTCCAGGATATTCCCACTCGGTTTCCCGATTCAACCCTCCGCCACATGCAGAAGGTCATCACCTTTGATACCGACCACTGGGTGAACCTTGAGGCGGGCTCCAGGCTCCACGATCTTTTGGGGGGGCGCATCCGGGTCAATTCCCGTCACCACCAGGCGATCGACACCCCTGGAAGGGATCTTGTGGTGACGGCACGGGCCCCCGACGGCGTGGTTGAGGCGGCCGAACACACAAGGCTTCCCATCGACCTTGTCCAGTGGCATCCGGAACTGATGATGCAGAAAAATAATGACATGCTGGGTCTGTTTGAATCCCTTGTGGATCGCTGCAAACCTTGA
- a CDS encoding aminotransferase class IV, whose amino-acid sequence MKTVYFNGSFMDKEAVSISPDDRGFLFADGLYEVIRSYQGVLFRPKDHIARLSHGARHLKLSRTDFSEFVQIAQVLLEKNGLLSGDATVYFQVTRGEATRSHAFPLNTPEPTVYAFASKFDALNGEKIKAQGINAITVADQRWARCDMKTTALTANVLANQAAVEQNAKEAIFIRDGVLLEGTHSNFMAVMDNVLVTAPLSNYILGGITRKVIVEFCERENIPLEFGPIFEKDVPSVQEMMVVGTTLEITPIVKLNHSPIGDGRPGRITKKLQALLKGEIERCQTNA is encoded by the coding sequence ATGAAAACAGTATATTTTAATGGAAGTTTCATGGACAAGGAAGCGGTGTCTATCTCACCGGACGACCGTGGTTTTTTGTTTGCAGACGGACTTTATGAGGTGATCAGAAGCTACCAGGGGGTCCTTTTCAGACCGAAAGATCACATTGCCCGTCTCAGCCATGGAGCAAGGCATTTAAAGCTTTCACGGACTGATTTCTCTGAGTTTGTGCAAATTGCCCAGGTGTTGCTTGAAAAAAATGGACTTTTGTCCGGTGACGCCACTGTCTATTTCCAGGTGACACGGGGCGAGGCGACCCGTTCCCATGCCTTTCCCCTCAATACTCCTGAGCCCACAGTCTATGCCTTTGCCTCAAAATTTGACGCTTTAAACGGGGAGAAAATCAAGGCCCAGGGCATCAATGCCATCACCGTGGCCGACCAGCGCTGGGCCCGGTGCGACATGAAAACAACCGCTCTTACGGCCAATGTCCTCGCCAACCAGGCCGCCGTTGAACAAAATGCCAAGGAAGCTATTTTCATAAGGGATGGGGTGCTGCTCGAAGGTACCCATTCCAACTTCATGGCAGTGATGGACAATGTTCTGGTAACGGCGCCCCTGTCAAACTATATCCTTGGCGGCATTACCCGGAAAGTGATTGTTGAATTTTGTGAACGGGAGAACATCCCCCTGGAATTCGGACCGATATTTGAAAAGGACGTTCCCAGTGTTCAGGAGATGATGGTGGTGGGAACCACCCTGGAAATAACCCCCATCGTCAAACTCAACCATAGTCCAATTGGGGATGGCAGACCCGGAAGGATTACTAAAAAACTTCAGGCCCTTTTAAAAGGTGAAATTGAACGTTGTCAAACAAACGCCTGA
- a CDS encoding 1-acyl-sn-glycerol-3-phosphate acyltransferase, whose amino-acid sequence MLFHVAKMIYRLLGWKIDRDKARKLWQSKNVLVGFPHTSMKDTVLTMVGMHLLQKRSYTFIKKEAFFWPLSWFLKLNHAIPVTRSAPGGIVTSIVSEFNRNKSFSVCIVPQGTRSSGSKLKTGFWHIARQANASVLCWYFDTAGKHCICVGSFRPSDSMDEDLKRMQKLYDTVGYKIPLGE is encoded by the coding sequence ATGCTTTTTCATGTGGCAAAGATGATTTACCGGCTATTGGGATGGAAGATCGACAGGGACAAGGCCCGCAAGCTTTGGCAGTCTAAAAATGTTCTTGTGGGATTTCCCCACACCTCCATGAAGGACACGGTGCTGACCATGGTCGGCATGCACCTTTTACAGAAGCGTTCCTACACCTTTATCAAGAAGGAAGCTTTCTTCTGGCCCCTGTCCTGGTTTTTGAAGCTCAACCATGCCATTCCGGTGACCCGAAGCGCCCCTGGAGGCATTGTTACAAGTATTGTGTCTGAATTCAACCGGAACAAATCTTTCAGCGTCTGTATTGTCCCCCAGGGAACCCGCAGCTCCGGCTCAAAACTGAAGACCGGTTTCTGGCACATTGCCCGCCAGGCAAACGCTTCGGTCCTATGCTGGTATTTTGATACGGCCGGAAAGCATTGCATCTGTGTGGGCAGCTTTCGTCCAAGTGATTCCATGGACGAGGATCTTAAGCGCATGCAGAAACTTTACGACACGGTGGGGTATAAAATTCCACTGGGGGAGTAA
- a CDS encoding iron-sulfur cluster assembly scaffold protein, whose product METVSATDTKENVRAMLSESGYSDTAIDYYIKQPNMGSLADANQISELTGQCGDTMKVYLKMTDNIIEDAKIQVLGCPGAISAAMVAMEMIKGMTIKEARKITDRDIFRRLVEIPDQKQHCIRLAVKTMNKAFDEISPL is encoded by the coding sequence GTGGAAACCGTATCAGCGACAGACACCAAGGAAAACGTCAGGGCAATGCTCTCAGAGTCAGGTTATTCAGACACGGCCATTGATTATTACATCAAACAGCCAAACATGGGAAGCCTTGCCGATGCCAACCAGATCAGCGAACTCACAGGCCAGTGCGGCGATACCATGAAGGTCTATCTTAAAATGACCGATAATATCATTGAGGATGCCAAGATTCAGGTTTTGGGCTGCCCGGGTGCCATATCTGCCGCCATGGTTGCCATGGAGATGATCAAGGGTATGACCATTAAAGAGGCCCGAAAGATAACTGACCGGGATATTTTCAGACGCCTTGTCGAAATTCCGGACCAGAAGCAGCACTGCATCCGGCTTGCCGTTAAAACCATGAACAAGGCTTTTGACGAGATCTCACCCCTGTAA
- a CDS encoding NifB/NifX family molybdenum-iron cluster-binding protein gives MKAVFPTNSELGLNGAVYGHFGSAPFFVLVDTESSKHEVMVNHDKDHLHGHCQPLKALGDIKADVIVVGGIGKGALNKLAAAKIKVHRAVEGTVAHNLDLLKTGALSEFTIDQTCSGHTIDGSCAH, from the coding sequence ATGAAGGCAGTTTTTCCGACAAACAGTGAACTTGGACTTAACGGTGCGGTTTACGGCCATTTTGGATCGGCCCCTTTTTTTGTACTCGTGGATACAGAATCAAGTAAACATGAGGTCATGGTCAACCATGACAAGGACCATCTCCACGGACACTGTCAGCCGTTAAAGGCCCTTGGCGACATAAAAGCGGACGTCATCGTTGTCGGCGGCATCGGCAAAGGCGCCCTGAACAAACTTGCGGCAGCCAAAATAAAGGTTCACCGGGCCGTTGAAGGCACCGTCGCACACAACCTGGACCTTCTTAAAACTGGTGCTCTTTCTGAATTCACCATTGACCAGACATGCAGCGGTCACACCATAGACGGAAGCTGCGCACACTAG
- a CDS encoding bifunctional acetyl-CoA hydrolase/transferase family protein/GNAT family N-acetyltransferase, whose protein sequence is MAKPIYWADGYVDKLCDAKDAISKIRPGQRVFISSSCGEPQHLVKELSNLSSRFTDLEIVRLLSLESTPITLIANRSHSQQFNIRSFYLGSAKPKLISKNARFITPINLSQIPRLFKTRRFPINAALIQVSPPDDFGWMSLGISVDISKAAAESADLVIAQVNPRMPRVLGQSFIHVNDVDHIVEHEEELLSIQEMPEIESANTIARHISRVIEDGSTLQTSLGATINATLLCLADKNDLGIHTQYLTDGIMRLVSMGVVTNRAKGFNDGKLVASSAVGSTTFYDFLDDNPAIEFHPSDYVNDPRVISRHSNMVSMNTAMAIDLTGQVAADALPYNNFTGVNGMLDFIRGTAMSPNGKSVLMLTATADQGKESRIVPFLEDTAVVVPRGDVQYVVTEFGIVNLFGKSIQERALALISIAHPDFRDYLFEQAKKRDFIDISRKLKESIRGVYPLKLEEVVKINNIPVTFRPAKTVDERRIQEHYYTMNRKDVISRFFHEKKSFVHDQIEGTFEIDYINDLTIVAIVGEVGFGKVIAVGEYLRNPVVNMAEIAFSVSTEWQGKGIARLLQTKLAEAARLNGIKGLVAYTSPQNRGMIRLFNTLPYEVSTEYDEDMLILSCLFSTPKEKEAQ, encoded by the coding sequence ATGGCAAAACCGATTTATTGGGCCGATGGCTATGTGGATAAACTGTGTGATGCAAAGGATGCCATCTCAAAGATACGTCCTGGGCAGCGGGTTTTCATCTCTTCGTCCTGCGGTGAACCCCAGCACCTTGTAAAGGAATTATCAAATCTTTCGTCACGGTTTACCGACCTTGAAATCGTAAGGTTGCTCTCCCTTGAGAGCACGCCCATCACCCTCATTGCAAACCGCTCCCACTCCCAGCAGTTCAACATCCGTTCGTTTTACCTTGGGTCGGCGAAACCAAAATTGATCAGCAAAAATGCACGATTCATCACCCCCATCAACCTTTCCCAGATTCCTAGACTGTTCAAGACCCGGCGGTTTCCCATTAATGCGGCCCTGATACAGGTATCGCCACCGGATGACTTCGGATGGATGAGCCTTGGCATCTCCGTTGACATCAGCAAGGCAGCAGCTGAATCAGCAGACCTTGTAATCGCCCAGGTAAACCCACGCATGCCCAGGGTGCTTGGCCAGAGTTTCATCCATGTCAACGATGTGGATCACATTGTGGAACACGAAGAGGAACTGCTCAGCATCCAGGAGATGCCTGAAATTGAATCCGCCAACACCATTGCCCGCCACATTTCCCGGGTAATTGAGGACGGTTCAACGCTCCAGACAAGCCTTGGGGCGACCATCAATGCGACCCTTCTATGCCTTGCCGATAAAAACGATCTTGGCATTCACACCCAGTACCTCACCGACGGCATCATGCGACTTGTGTCCATGGGGGTGGTTACCAACAGGGCCAAGGGGTTTAACGACGGCAAACTCGTGGCAAGTTCCGCCGTTGGTTCCACCACGTTTTACGATTTCCTCGACGACAACCCTGCCATTGAGTTTCACCCCTCAGACTATGTCAACGATCCCAGGGTTATCTCCCGCCACAGCAACATGGTCTCCATGAACACGGCCATGGCCATCGACCTCACGGGCCAGGTTGCGGCCGATGCACTTCCCTACAACAACTTTACCGGTGTCAACGGCATGCTTGACTTTATCAGGGGAACGGCCATGTCTCCCAACGGCAAATCCGTGCTCATGCTGACAGCTACAGCAGACCAGGGCAAGGAGAGCAGGATCGTTCCGTTCCTTGAGGATACAGCAGTTGTCGTACCCAGGGGGGACGTTCAATATGTGGTAACTGAATTCGGGATTGTAAACCTCTTTGGCAAAAGCATCCAGGAGAGGGCACTGGCTCTAATCAGCATTGCCCACCCCGATTTCAGGGATTATCTGTTTGAGCAGGCAAAGAAACGGGACTTCATTGACATCAGCCGAAAACTCAAGGAATCCATACGGGGGGTCTACCCCCTCAAGCTTGAAGAGGTTGTCAAAATCAACAACATCCCTGTCACATTCCGGCCAGCAAAAACCGTTGATGAACGAAGAATCCAGGAGCACTACTACACCATGAACCGAAAAGATGTAATCTCCCGGTTCTTCCATGAAAAGAAAAGCTTTGTCCACGATCAAATCGAAGGGACATTTGAGATCGATTATATCAACGATCTGACCATTGTGGCCATCGTAGGAGAGGTGGGATTCGGTAAAGTTATTGCCGTTGGCGAGTATTTGAGGAATCCCGTTGTAAACATGGCTGAAATTGCCTTTTCCGTATCAACGGAATGGCAGGGTAAAGGCATTGCAAGGCTGCTGCAGACAAAACTTGCCGAAGCCGCCCGACTTAACGGCATAAAGGGTCTTGTGGCTTATACCTCCCCCCAGAACCGCGGCATGATCAGACTGTTTAACACCCTGCCCTATGAGGTGAGCACAGAGTATGATGAGGATATGCTCATTCTGAGCTGTCTTTTCTCGACACCAAAGGAAAAAGAGGCCCAGTAG